One stretch of Schlesneria sp. DSM 10557 DNA includes these proteins:
- a CDS encoding ABC-F family ATP-binding cassette domain-containing protein yields the protein MAFTVSLSHLSWSVPDGPSLFDDLCLNFGHRKAGIVGRNGVGKTTLLRLIAGEIAPAAGTVFVSGQLGLLRQSVQVPAGMTVADLFGVTASLDLLRRAERGNISENELAEADWTLETRIAAALGRVGLSFEPGVQLAEISGGELTRVRLAALLFGEPALLLLDEPTNNLDRPGRRAVTEVLAGWTRGAIVVSHDRELLDTMDEIVELTTLGAKRYGGNWSTYRELKAVELAAAQRELDDAEQRIDQIERNAQLTAQRHARVSSRGRKKKADGGTPHIILGMMKDRSENTGGENARLAARRREEAQAAASAAREAIEVLQPLTVSLASTQLSGQKSVLQAQDVTFGYHPNRPVLSHFSLHMRGPERVAITGRNGSGKSTLLRLITGQLKPWHGVVESFVPFVVMDQTVSCLNAAKSIRENYLELNPASDEQACRAALARFMFRADAALQAVSTLSGGQLLRAGLACVLGGETPPPLLILDEPTNHLDIDSIEAIETGLGAYDGALLVISHDETFLERIRITRRVTLGT from the coding sequence ATGGCATTCACTGTGTCTCTCTCTCATCTCTCCTGGTCGGTTCCTGACGGGCCGTCGTTATTCGATGACCTCTGCTTGAATTTTGGTCACCGAAAGGCCGGAATTGTCGGTCGGAATGGTGTCGGGAAAACGACGCTGTTGAGACTGATTGCGGGGGAAATTGCACCGGCTGCCGGGACAGTTTTCGTGTCCGGTCAGCTCGGTCTCCTTCGTCAATCGGTGCAGGTCCCGGCCGGAATGACAGTGGCAGATCTGTTCGGCGTCACGGCTTCACTTGACCTGCTCCGGCGTGCCGAGCGGGGAAATATCAGCGAAAACGAACTGGCGGAAGCGGACTGGACGCTGGAAACCAGGATCGCAGCGGCGCTGGGACGAGTCGGCCTGAGTTTCGAGCCGGGTGTGCAACTGGCGGAGATTTCCGGGGGGGAGTTGACGCGTGTGCGACTGGCCGCGCTTCTGTTCGGCGAGCCAGCGTTGCTGCTATTGGACGAGCCGACAAACAATCTGGATCGGCCCGGTCGACGAGCGGTGACCGAGGTGCTTGCCGGTTGGACGCGTGGCGCGATCGTCGTGAGTCATGATCGTGAATTACTGGACACGATGGACGAAATCGTCGAGCTGACGACGCTGGGAGCGAAACGCTACGGAGGGAACTGGAGCACTTACCGGGAATTGAAAGCGGTGGAACTCGCTGCGGCCCAGCGCGAGCTCGACGACGCCGAACAGAGGATTGATCAGATCGAACGGAACGCTCAATTGACGGCTCAAAGGCATGCGCGAGTCAGTAGCCGGGGGCGAAAGAAAAAAGCGGACGGAGGGACTCCGCATATCATTCTGGGAATGATGAAGGACCGGAGTGAAAACACGGGAGGGGAGAATGCCCGACTGGCCGCGCGCAGGCGAGAAGAAGCTCAGGCTGCGGCGTCCGCAGCGCGCGAGGCCATCGAAGTGCTGCAACCGCTCACGGTCTCTCTCGCGTCCACTCAACTTTCCGGGCAAAAGTCCGTCCTCCAGGCGCAGGACGTCACCTTTGGATATCACCCCAACCGACCCGTGCTGAGTCATTTCTCGCTTCACATGCGGGGGCCGGAACGAGTCGCGATTACTGGACGCAATGGTTCTGGAAAGTCGACGTTGCTCAGGCTGATCACCGGTCAGTTGAAGCCATGGCATGGGGTCGTGGAATCGTTTGTTCCGTTTGTGGTGATGGATCAGACAGTCAGTTGCCTCAATGCGGCCAAGTCGATTCGAGAGAACTATCTCGAACTGAACCCCGCCAGCGATGAGCAGGCATGCCGTGCCGCGTTGGCCCGCTTCATGTTCAGGGCGGATGCCGCTTTACAGGCTGTCTCGACCCTGAGTGGTGGGCAGCTTCTGCGAGCGGGACTGGCTTGCGTGCTGGGCGGGGAAACTCCACCACCGCTACTCATTCTGGATGAGCCGACGAATCATCTGGATATCGATTCGATTGAAGCCATCGAAACGGGGCTGGGGGCCTATGACGGAGCATTGCTGGTTATCAGCCATGATGAGACGTTCCTCGAGCGGATCCGGATCACGCGTCGGGTAACGCTCGGCACCTGA
- the cas2 gene encoding CRISPR-associated endonuclease Cas2 translates to MYVLVTYDVSTSSPEGKKRLRQVASTCLDFGQRVQNSVFEMKVDPAQWTNCKSRLESIIKPDEDSLRYYYLGTNWHRRVEHVGAKPAYDVDGPLIV, encoded by the coding sequence ATGTATGTATTAGTCACTTACGATGTTTCGACGAGTTCGCCCGAGGGGAAGAAACGCTTGCGCCAGGTCGCCAGCACCTGTCTGGACTTTGGTCAGCGCGTTCAGAATTCGGTGTTCGAGATGAAAGTCGATCCTGCTCAATGGACAAATTGCAAATCGCGGCTGGAATCGATTATTAAACCTGACGAGGATAGCCTGCGCTACTATTATCTTGGGACGAATTGGCATCGACGCGTCGAGCACGTCGGAGCGAAACCGGCGTATGATGTGGACGGTCCGTTGATCGTCTGA